The region GCTTTAGCAATTTGGCCAACTCACAGAAGAAATTATGGATGGTGTTAGACCTGCAGAAGGACAGCTTAGAGGTCAATAGAGCATGGAGCAAAGAATGCAGAGATGCAGCGATCCATGAGGTCATCACAAGCTGGAGGCAGAATCTCCTGGTCATTATAATGGCATAATGCAGTGGGTCGCAGATGGCTACATACCGGTCGTAGGCCATCACTGCAAGGAGGAAGCTCTCAGCTGTACCAAACAAGATAACAAAGTACATTTGGAGCAGGCAGCTGGAGAATGAGATGGCTTTTTTTTCTGAAAGCAAGTTGTTAAGCATTGTGGGAACAGTGGTAGAAGTAAAGAGTAGGTCCACCAGAGAAAGGTTCCCAAGGAAAAAGTACATGGGCCGATGGAGGTGGGAGTCAGCACTTATCACAGTGACCATTGCAATATTCCCAGACAAAGTGACAGCGTAAAGAGTCACAAAGAGAATGAAGAGGAGTGCCTGGTGCTGTAGGAGATCAGAGAATCCTAATAGGATGAACTCAGTCACATCTGTTTCATTGCCCCCTTCCATTCTTTTGGGTTTGCTGCTGAAATGTTGGAGAGATGATAGCAACATTACTAGTACAGTCTCCttgtatatataaaaggcacaaaAAGCAGTTGTTGCACAGCATGTGGTGCTAGTGTTTGTACTGGTAGCAgccactcgggggggggggggggggggggggttattctaTATCAGTGCCTATGTGGCATCTATTCTATAAGGCCAAGGAGGTCCCTACTTTcctctatagaatactagcataaccaggtCTATATGCTGCTCTGTGGTTAGGTGTGATCACTTACTTtctagggctggtgtaagtgctcattctaaatgctggagataggcatgtaacttatagtattctacaagctatgcatgtaaatgtgtgcCCAGGCTCCGCCTATGTGTATGCCCATCTgtcaaatatgcactatgtataatatatatttacagaatacacttaagtgGAATTTTGTCATGCGTAATCAGAATATAAGTGTTagtgtgtattttatagaattaccctctatccCTCTGCCTCATCTTTGGGCTTGTTTCCTTCTGCGTCAGTGCTATTCTCCCGAGGAATGCGCTGGCTAGAGCAGCTCCTTTAAACCTAGGATCACAGGTTCAAGACTGGTTTATGCCTGACtcttttggggggatggggggtggtGGCGGTTCCTGACCTTTTGGGTTGATTTAAATTTATCTGAGTTCTTCTATCATCCTTTTTATTTAGGTGACTGAGTTAATTTTTCAGTACCTTTACTTTGTCTGGTTCATTCTATCACAGACTCCCTAGCAGTGGTATAGCCATGGGAAGGGAGGTTGGGACCCccgctttgggctcaggccccctacAGAACTGCAGCACCCCTTTATTTTTGCTGGTGGAGATTCCGATACCCCACCagtcaaataaatacagtgccgcCACTCCCCTCCACCTTGCGCTGCTTTCTTAATGCAGAAATCGGTGGTGTGCCTTCAGCCCCCAACACCAGGATTTCTCATGCATGAAGTCCCAGCATTGGTGACTGAAGGCATGCTGCCACTTCTTTCTTAGGGAGCAGCGTGAAGAGATAGGGAGCAGTGGCGCGGGGCCTTGgcatccccatcagcaaaggtatgTTTGGCATGtgtggggtggtggtgggggtggaggagggagcaATGCATTGCATCCCTCCCCCAGTCCACCCCAGGGTGCTCCAAAAActggagggctggctatgccccttgTCCTAGCAAGGACTAATGAGGTTTTAATATTAgactagaacaaaacaaaaattaggattgctcaaggtgtcttttttttttttttttgttaattttaagCAGGAAGCTTTATTGAATGAATCAACAAACAGATAACTTCAAACAAGGAACATAAAGTACAGATCCATTACTGCGAACAAATGCCAGTTAGGCACTCCATTGTACATAAACAAAGTAATCCTGTCTTTTTGTTAACTGAATAAAGAAAAGATACAAATCAAATAAACACAACCCAAACTTCTATTGCTCAAGGTAAGTCTTAATATCATTGTACCTCCAAGAAATGCACCCTGCACAAAAGGGCACACAAGGCTTACTGAAAGCAAAGTGCTAATCAGGAAATAGGAACTAATATTACCAGGAATACAAGACACAGTAATGCATGGGCTGACTATAGCACATTTTCAAGAGGCAGAATTTCTTTTCCTGGAAGGCAGCAGTTTTCGAATCCAAAGGTTAAGGCTCAGAGCTCACTAGTGCCTGATAGCTATTGACACCGGGAAAAAATGCTGAAATTTAACGATACTGCAAGAAACTGTCATTTTGGGGTTTATtcctgttgttttgggtgagagaTGATATGAAACAGCAAGGGGCAAATCGTTTCAAACAATTGCACATCCCTGGTTATCAACTTGTTTCATGTCTTCAGAAATAGGCTGATCTGGTTGTCTTGCCCTTCTTGTGATATCTATGTACCTGTTGTTTCAATCTATTTAAGAAAGACTACCTATCCAAGCATGCAGTGGTATGAAAAAGTAATTTTTTGCCTGTCCCTAATACCATGGAGCTAACCAACAGTCTTATCTTAAacctttcctttttccttcttccTTCATTGTTAGAGATGGTCCTTTGTGATTACGAGGAAGAAGGGCTAATCTTATAGTTATTAGAGAAGAAAGATGTGCAAGTCAGAGAAACATAGAATATAAGGCCAGCTGTAGACTACAAGGCTCATCTAGTTTGCTTAGTTCCCTTTCTATTATAAGACCACAGATCCCACTGGATCTCTGGCTTTTATCTTCTCTTTGCTTACGGatactctcaggcttattttcgaaagagaaggacgcccatctttcgaccaaatcgcaagatggacgtcctcacagggtcgcccaaatcggtataatcgaaagccgattttgggcgtccccaactgctttccgtcgcagggacgactaaagttccagggggcgtgtcggaggcgtagcgaaggtgggacttgggcgtgcctaacacatggacgtcctcaatccataatggaaaaaaaaggacgtccctgatgaacacttggacgactttacctggtccttttttcttacgaccaagccacaaaaaggtgcccgaactgaccagatgaccactggagggaatcgagatgacctccccttactcccccagtggtcactaaccccttcccaccatcaaaaaacatctttaaaaatattgattgacagcctctatgccagcctcagatgtcatactcgggtccattacaacagtatgcaggtacctggagcagttttagtgggtgcagtgaacttcaggcaggcggacccaggcccataccccacctacctgttacgtttgtggcggaaacagcgagccctccaaaacccaccagaaacctactgtacccacatctaggtgccccccttcacccataagggctatggtagtggtgtacagctgtgggtaaggttttggggggctcagcacacaaggtaagggagctatgtacctgttagcttttactgaagtgcacagcagtgccccctagggtgcccagttggtgtcctggcatatgagggggaccagtgcactacaaatgctggctcctcccatgaccaaagggcttgcatttggtcatttctgagatgggcgtccttagtttccgtaattgccgaaaatcagaaacgaccatgtctagggacgaccatctctagggacgatctaaatgtcaagatttgggcatccctgaccatattatcaaaacgaaacatggacgcccatcttgttttgataatactggtttctccgccccttcgccgggacgtcctgtgaggatgtcctcaggaaaacctgggcgtccctttcaattatgcccgtCTCTGTATCCCACGCGCTCTTAAATTCtggtacttttttttgtttttcctttccttgagAAGCTGTTCCATGTAACCATCACCCTTTCACTGAAGACATTTCTTTATATTATACCTGAATCTATCCCTTTGGAGCCTCATGGTATGGTCTTTTGTTCAAcaaaacagcacagagagggtccaaagtacagaataaagtgcaaaacacaaaaagaaacaccaagagccttcaaaaatgggacacATTTCCTTTAATTGTTAAATTTGAAATTCAATCTAACATTAATGACCCGATGCGGGTCGTGTTTCGGcacctaccgtatttttcggactataagacgcaccggaccataagacgcacctaggttttagaggagggaaataggaaaaaaaaattttcctttttccctcctctaaaacctaggtgctccggtgcgtcttgtccgagttcgggatcgccctcccctactcacgtcacgcgatgttccctggtggtctagtgacgtcaggcagcatacaggaggacggagagcagcgcgctgggcaggaaagagggggctctttcctgccccgacgtcactagaccaccagggaacatcgcgtgacgtgagtaggggagggcgatcccgaactcggggggagggtgatcccgaactcggacctcgctaccttcggactataagacgcaccccccattttcctcccaaattttgggggaaaaaagtgcgtcttatagtccgaaaaatacggtagcttCTATGTCAGGGGTCTAATGTGTTCTAATATGGGATAGGTTCTGTGTGCAACAGCAAAACTTCCTCCTTTTGGAATAAAAAGAACTCCATGCACTTTGAAAGGTAATCACTTGGCGTGTTAGGTATAACGTCGATCCCCTTCTTCTATGATCAGTGAATAGAATATTAAAAGCCCCCATTAcaagaatggcaaatcaaaataaaatctaACAACTCTCAATAAGAactaataaaatacaataaatgtataaaattgctgtcaatcccctggattctataaagggtacccaagtacctgtgcccaaatttgggcacgatccaaagatgttaattggcttgttaatcaggtGTGCAcaataattgaatgctaacaatcaattattggtgttaattggcatccATTAGgggttgcacatgcatctggctacatgctattctataagcctagGTGCCCAAATGCCATAGTACAcagcccaaaagggggcatgggcaggtcagggggatTCTGAAAAGATGCACGAagtgttatagaattccagggatctgtgccaggatttacaccaggtttcagctggtatgGCCTCATACCCAAAGATGGGTCCCTGGGAATgttcatttaattttaatttggcatttataatccTCTTGACCGTCAGGTTCCAAGCTGTATACAATCAACTGTAATTCTACTTCAGTTATCCAGGGGACCTTATTAGTACAATAAACATCATTACAAGCAAAGAAGCAATCTTTGAGATATATGAATAGTTACAACATATTTGAATATGTCAATAGTTCAACATTCTAGGTCCTAAAGGCCTAGGCCAGTGAtgacgaacctttcagagaccgagtgcccaaacagcaacccaaaatctaattatttatcgcaaagtgccaacagggcaatttaacctccctccaagttccaggatcccacctccctcccttcgagttccaggccccctccctccaaattttaaaagtcatctatcttacctcgttggggttagggcggcagcagcggtaaaaagcatgcaggctcggctcggtgcttagttcagtgttcagttttcagttttcccttctctctctctcagctctggtcccgccctcatttcctgtttccgcaagggcgggaccagagctgagagagcgagagaagggaaaactgaattaAGCACCGAACAGAGCCtgcatgctgccgccctaaccccgacgaggtaaaatagatgacttaaaattcggagggagggggcctggaattcgaagggaggagggaacgaacttctggtgggtgaacgaacttccggtgggtctctcctctgctccGACACAACTTTGAACTGCTAGCGCGATCATGCCAGCAGTTCATagcggcagtacgactctggctgaggtgaTGGcgtgcgtgccaacagagaggactctgcgtgccctctctggcacgcgtgccataggttcgccatcactggcctaggcgATCGGCCTTACAAATCAGTAAGTAAATACTTAAATATTAAAATGTATCGCTAGTTAAAAGCCATTGTAAGCCTTAAATCCTTAATTATATCATTTGTTGAAAAACGCTTTGATTCTTAAAGGCTTCAACAGGGTTAGATCCATGATCGTGGCTAGAAATATTTTCGGTAGGTGCTGTTCTATACAGGACAGTCATGCAGGAGCACCCTTTCTAGAATGGCTCTGAGTGCCGATTTTTCACTGCgcctatttttcagcaccatttactgaatccggcccaaTATTACAAAGTGCCCACAAAGGAGCACAGTACGGGACAGTATTTTGTAAATTATGCACGTTTTCATAATTGGTTAGGAAGGATTTCAGTTTTCCATGCACTATTACCCCTGAGGAAGACTGCTTGAATGGTGAAACGGGCCCCGTCGTGTTAAAAAATAAGTGCTGTTTTTATGTCTATGTTATGGCACCTGAGCAGTGAAAATCATTTTCTAAAATGGACACGACCACAATTTTGAATACATAacgaggtttttttttaagactgatGATAGTAAAAAAGGAAGCCTATTACAATTGACAAGACAAATATAAGTCTTGCATTGAGgctttttgaggtctttttttcctccatttataTAAAGTAATATTCACAATTTATTGTATGATCTCTGTTACTTGTTTTAACAGGTAGTATTTATAGAGATATTTTTAtatctcagggccctgtttactaaggcacattagtgtttttaatgtgcctacaattagcgcgcatgctaaccgtgtaggtgcctatagggatattgcagGCATGTACACGGTTAACGCGCGTACgtagttaatgcatgttaaaaacgctaacatgcctataacatggcttagtaaacagggcccttaatttttatAGCCCTGTCTATGTCCCGCCcatgcagtggcgatccttggtccgCTGCCACCCTCGGCGGATCGCCGCACCTCCCCCCACCGGATGCAGCGGCGTCCCCCTCCCGGGGACAGCATGAcatccccccggcgcatcaacccccccccccccccccccccccccgggtgcattctggttccctgctccctctaccttGTTGTTTCTGTCTTTCTATGTGTAGTGTTCCACCCCTTCCCCCTTTGCCCATCACCAACCACTGGCTTTTCTTGGTTTCCAGCCACCTGTAGTCCATTCGCTGTGGCCTGCAGTGCACTCCCACTATCCTCTCAACTtttcccacctgcctgtgtggctgacTGGCATCCTGGGGTCTGAGGTTCACAATGCACAATACTTCTCTCTTCCACTGTGGGATGTGGTGGCAGACAGTTTGTTGGCATTTCTCACCACCTGTAATATCCAATTGCACATGAAGAGAAAGGATCAGGAAGGGTGCAACAGACCGACAAGTTAGCTATTGCCACTATGAAATTTCTTCAGACTTACCTTGGCAGGTGTCGATTCTGGCTCCAATAGGATGATGGACCCAGCAGTCAGGCTAGTCGGCTCAGCTGGAGGAGGGTGAATCTGTGGCAGTAGAGGTGTCAGGGGAGGGCACTATTAATATGGCAGCAGCAGAGGAAGGAGAGGCTGCAAGGGTAGAATCACCTGCAGGGATGGGAAGAGCAGGAGGAGTTAGTAAGTGGTGgacccaaacccccctcccccccagccagaGGTGCCAGATGATGCTGAAGAGGTATGGGGAGCCACAGTTGTCCCAAAGGGGAACCTTCCATCGCAGGCGGCAGGTTATCCGTTTGGCCACTAGACTCCTGGCACAAAACTTGAGACGGCTGACTATTACAACAGAAACTCCAGATTTATGTATGAGGGTCTAGAACTGCAGGAGTGAAGCATGCAAGCCCAGGAAAGCATGCAGCAAGAGAGCTAGCAGCTTCTAGGGGCTCGGAGAGATCTGCAGGCCTACACTGAGACCTTATCCAGCACACTGTCCACCCAGGAGGCACCTGACCCACCCACTGGCagtagtggaggaatagcctagtggttagtgcagcagactttgatcctggggaacttagttcaattcccaccgcagccccttgtgactctgggcaagtcacttaaccctccattgccccaggtacaaaacaagtacctgtatttactatgtatgctgctttgaatgtagttgcaaaagccacagaaaggtggtatatcaagtcccattccttttccATAGTGAGGCCCACATTCCCACAGCACCACCCtccaaaaggtggtatatcaagtcccattccctttccctagtgaGGCCCACATTCCCGGGGAAGTGCGGCACCGGGGCAGATTCTCAGAGGCTTCCTGCACGGGGCGCCCGGCTCGGAGTTCCGCAGCATCTACAGCTTGGATAAGCTGTACCCCAGCTCCCAGGCTGGGGGCAGCCACTCCGAGGGTGGAACAAAACAGAGCAACATTGATATTCCTGTAGATCGTCTGACAATCTCCTATAGTCGAAGCAGTGGACCAGGAGGCCAACATGTAAATAAAGTTAATACCAAGGCAGAGGTTCGTTTCCAGTTGGGAGCAGCAGATTGGATTGCAGAAGATGTACGACAGAAGATAGCTATaatgactcctgatgtaggccatccggCCGAAACATAACGTTATGTCGAGTCATTTTTTATGTacaattgttttattattatttgttttaaactattaaacGTCATATATTTTAAGTTTACCCTGGtttcagtctttggatagcctggcttatactCCCACCTTTCGCATTCTCATTTCACGCCccgtgggatctactgagttTTCCACGTAAGTGGATTCTCTCTAGACCACATTCCCATAGCACCACCCTCCACAAAGGGACCATCTCTGTTACTAACATATGTGCAAGGGAAAAAGTTTGTATTCtgcatatttcatcattttgatacTGTTacacatttgacccctgatgcaggtactgtgcactgaaacatggcctgtgtcgggtcatttttatggaAGATTGATGTTCAAGCCATactattaaaggaactgtgtcccttttttgaaggctcttggtggtttttttttttgctgtttggaaAGGTGTAGCACTACCACAGGTGCAACCCATTaatgcacacctccacctactgcacctcTAGTGTGACACTTAAACATCACCAGCACAGAGCACTCACTCTCTCACCACCAGTACACAGCACAGCACTCAGAAACACTGCAGTAATATTAGCACatactctctcccctccagcactcactctcccaccagcACACAGCACAGCATTCAAAAACACTGCAGCAGCACACAGTACTCAGTAACACAGCACACTGTGTCTGTCCAGTCCCTGCCTGCTCAGATTGGGACTGGACAGACACAGAGGCACAGCCGTTTCAAGTTTTTGTGCCAGGAGTCTAGTGGCCAAACGGATAACCTGCCGCCTGCGATGGAAGGTTCCCCTTTGGGACAGCTGTGGCTCCCCATACCTCTTCAGCATCATCTGGCACCTCtgaggatcaggcgaccctcaggaggaggaatgctggcttcggcctaacccctggtaagcctttcctcagctgagaggtgcccagctctaccaccggctgcctttcaggtgctgtggaggacttgcagctcatctgcatatccttacagccttctccggggtgacacccaggtccactccgatccactcagggcctccgctataggtgcccagcgctcccaccaggtgctgtggaggacttgcagcccttctgcatttcctcacagctgtatccggggtgactccagttccaccccgatcttcccagggccctcgctccaagtgcacagagtttccaggtgctttttgctaggatcaggcgacccttagggggaggaatgctggcttcggcctaacccctggtaagcctttcctcagctgagaggtgcccagctctaccaccggctgcctttcaggtgctgtggaggacttgcagctcatctgcatatccttacagccttctccggggtgacacccaagtccactccgatccactcagggcctccgctctaggtggggcatttttctctttacatctaatcttcccagttgctaaagtacctcagtcatttatggctcctaagcacattctcttcctagccctgtcccttcctaatcttttccctcaccccctacctctctccgctacaggaactcactgcccatccatcgacttcatcacctcaccttctctcctaccctcttcctccctcttggcttttaatctccgcctctttcttccgtccattttgccttccccattccacctaaatacctctcgccttcgacgccttcgtggccacacctctcctattctcctccgctctcttttactccttctcttactctcagccggtgacatcaatcccaatcctggctcccctcaccaactattatcccaactctacagatctcaccgcgacctctctaacctcatctctatttctctactcccctcctcttctctgcccttctcttgctccctatggaatgcccgctctatctgtaacaaactcgcctatatccaggacctctttatctcgcgtcacctccatctgctcgccataacagaaacctggctctgccctgatgactctacttcagtcgcagccctgtgccatggcagttatctattttcacatactcctcgccctgctggccgtgggggcggtgttggactacttctctctccctcctccagatttcaaccccttcttccacctcaatctcactgtttttcctcctttgaagtccactctatccgccttttctctcctctgcctcttcgaatagcggtcatttatcgtccccctgataagtccctttcatcctttctcagtgactttgacgcctggcttgctttcttccatgatccttcctccctctctctcatccttggtgactttaatattcctgctaatgatccttccaactcttatatttccaagttactcgctttaacgtcctcctttaatctccaactatgctccacctcccccactcatcaaaatgttcactgtcttgatctcatcttctcctccaactgttcaccctctagtttccttgcctctgatcttccctcctctgatcaccatcttataactttcacacttaaatctcctccctcccagtcccgtcctatcttatctcatttatctaggaatcttcacgatattgacccttcatctctatcctcccatgtttcaaacctcctctctactgtggcaccatccacgtctgtcaacgaggctgtttcttcttacaacaatactctatcctctgccttagacactcttgcacctttgatgacccgccctgtaaggcgtacaaaaccccaaccttggctgacttctaatatccgctatctacgttcctgtacccactccgccgaacgcctctggcggaaatctcgggcccttgctgatttcttacactttaagttcatgctgacctccttccaatctgctcttttacgtgccaaacaggattattatatccaactgaccaactctcttggctctaatcctcgacttctcttcaccacattgaactctctcctcaaggtgccccctcccccaactcccccttcattatctcctcagacccttgctgaattctttcacaacaaggttcaaaagataaaccttgctttctctacctcaccagttctccctccactagtccgttcccctctctctccttcccctcattccctttcctcctttcctgaagttactattgaggaaactacacttctcctttttcctcaaaatgtaccacctgttcctctgatcccattcccacccaccttcttaatgccatctctcctgctcttattccttttatctgtcacattctcaacctctcactttccactgtgactgtccctgctgcctttaaacatgctgtggtcacacctctccttaagaagccttcactcgaccctacttgtccctctaattaccgacccatctccctccttccttttctctccaaattacttgagcgtgctgttcaccaccgctgccttgattttctctccgcacatgctattcttgacccactacaatctggttttcgccctcttcactcaaccgaaactgcgcttactaaagtctccaatgacctattactggctaaatccagaggtcaatattccatcctcattcttcttgatctttccgctgcttttgacactgtcgatcacagcatacttctcgataccctgtcctcacttggattccagggctctgtcctttcctggttctcttcctacctctccctccgcacctttagtgttcactctggtggatcctcttctacttctatccctctgcctgtcggcgtacctcagggttctgttcttggtcccctcctcttttctatctacacttcttcccttggttcattaatctcatcccatggcttttcctaccatctctatgctgatgactcccaaatctacctttctacccctgatatctcaccttgcatccaaaccaaagtttcagcgtgcttgtctgacattgctgtctggatgtctcattgccacctgaaattaaatatgaccaaaaccgagcttctcatattcccccccccaaacccacctccccgctccccccattttctatttctgttgatggctctctcattctccctgtctcctcag is a window of Microcaecilia unicolor chromosome 2, aMicUni1.1, whole genome shotgun sequence DNA encoding:
- the LOC115463425 gene encoding olfactory receptor 1G1-like, whose protein sequence is MLLSSLQHFSSKPKRMEGGNETDVTEFILLGFSDLLQHQALLFILFVTLYAVTLSGNIAMVTVISADSHLHRPMYFFLGNLSLVDLLFTSTTVPTMLNNLLSEKKAISFSSCLLQMYFVILFGTAESFLLAVMAYDRYVAICDPLHYAIIMTRRFCLQLVMTSWIAASLHSLLHALLTSKLSFCRSNTIHNFFCELAKLLKLSCSDTSTNELVIFLEGSFVVIQPFILIAVSYLRIASAIIKMPSTQGRSKVFSTCSSHLAVVALFYGTVISLYFRPSAGGSLQQDRVASVMYSIVAPLLNPFIYSLRNNEVKGALRRIVWRRTLQARSWMS